GAACCCATGATGCATCCGTCATTTAATGAAATTTGCAGGTATCTTGATAGGGCCGGGATATCCTTTGGGTTTGATACCAACGCTTCTAAATTGGATTTTCCCACTGCTACCGGACTGCTTTCTTTGCCGCACTTTAAACGCATTGTTTTTTCCGTGGATGGATTTAGTGCTGATGTCTATGAAGCAATCAGAAGGGGTGGAAATTTTGAAAATGTTATTGAAAACATACGAAATTTTCTTGCATTAGCCGGATATTATGATCGAAAAGATATAACAACCAGGATTAACATGGTCCTGCAGTCAAAAAATGTACATGAAGTTGAAAATATGATTTCGTATTGGACCCCTCAGGTTTCTCAGGTAAACATCAGTGTGCTTCGAAAGGGGACACGATTTATATCTCCCAACTGGCTGCCGGCCGAACGCAAGTCATGCGATTTTTTGCGTAATTATATGCGTATACTCACAGATGGTACGGTTATTGTA
The DNA window shown above is from Candidatus Margulisiibacteriota bacterium and carries:
- a CDS encoding radical SAM/SPASM domain-containing protein; protein product: MIKYKLVSFIKIALPTLSVQITQACNYSCIHCDFQKSIRMTMNQRPLHMSLELFHKIVEQYQAYAPNTLRHVSLSAGGEPMMHPSFNEICRYLDRAGISFGFDTNASKLDFPTATGLLSLPHFKRIVFSVDGFSADVYEAIRRGGNFENVIENIRNFLALAGYYDRKDITTRINMVLQSKNVHEVENMISYWTPQVSQVNISVLRKGTRFISPNWLPAERKSCDFLRNYMRILTDGTVIVCCIDDQFVSFIGNFNESSLEDIWNGPEYQKLRAAHDSGDYGYFPVCSDCDAWAGFYPAREFRQFSDTITVGVRPANIIAFK